A region from the Actinoplanes sp. OR16 genome encodes:
- a CDS encoding SMP-30/gluconolactonase/LRE family protein, protein MLLRTIASRALANALLGTALAVTVAATPAEAAHTRPLPSTITLPSGFQPEGIAIGAKPYAYFGSRVDGDIYRVDLRTGKGRTFSEGPGTASLGLKVDGDRLFVAGGAGGDARVLDLRTGEVLKSYQLQPAGTTAFINDVIVTRDAAWFTDSRNAVLFKLPFGRHGKLPAAAVPVPITGDFALAEGNNANGITTTPDGRALIIVQSNTGSLFRVSWSGVARKIDLGATETLVNGDGLWIKGHFLYAVQNRLNVIAKVELNRRGTEGTVLSRTGNPGFDVPTTIAEFGKRFYLPNARFTTPPTPETAYTAVAVPIP, encoded by the coding sequence GTGCTTCTCCGTACCATTGCGAGCCGTGCTCTAGCGAACGCCCTGCTCGGCACCGCCCTCGCGGTGACCGTAGCCGCCACGCCCGCCGAGGCGGCCCACACCCGCCCATTGCCCAGCACAATCACCCTGCCGAGCGGCTTCCAGCCGGAAGGCATCGCGATCGGGGCCAAGCCCTACGCCTACTTCGGCTCACGCGTCGACGGCGACATCTACCGCGTTGATCTGCGCACCGGGAAGGGCCGCACGTTCAGTGAGGGCCCCGGAACCGCGTCGCTCGGCCTCAAGGTCGACGGCGACCGGCTCTTCGTCGCGGGAGGCGCCGGCGGTGACGCCCGCGTCCTGGACCTGCGCACCGGCGAGGTCCTGAAGTCGTACCAGCTGCAGCCGGCCGGCACGACGGCCTTCATCAACGACGTGATCGTCACCCGGGACGCCGCCTGGTTCACCGACTCGCGCAACGCGGTGCTCTTCAAGCTGCCGTTCGGCCGGCACGGCAAGCTGCCCGCGGCCGCCGTCCCGGTGCCGATCACCGGTGACTTCGCGCTGGCCGAGGGGAACAACGCCAACGGCATCACCACCACGCCGGACGGCCGGGCGCTGATCATCGTGCAGTCGAACACCGGATCACTGTTCCGGGTGTCCTGGTCCGGGGTGGCTCGGAAGATCGACCTGGGCGCCACCGAGACCCTGGTCAACGGCGACGGGCTTTGGATCAAGGGCCATTTCCTGTACGCCGTGCAGAACCGCCTCAACGTGATCGCCAAGGTCGAGCTGAACCGCCGCGGGACCGAGGGGACCGTGCTCTCCCGGACCGGCAACCCCGGCTTCGACGTGCCGACCACGATCGCCGAGTTCGGCAAGCGGTTCTACCTGCCGAACGCGCGGTTCACCACGCCGCCGACCCCGGAGACGGCCTACACCGCGGTGGCCGTCCCCATCCCGTAG
- a CDS encoding cation diffusion facilitator family transporter, translating into MGAGHDHGTRALHGGARHRGSLWWAAGLLTAVMIAEAVAAGITGSLALLSDAGHMFTDVLAIGMTLAAITAAGRAGRDSGRTFGLYRLEVLAALANAALLTVVAGYVLVQAALRFTDPPDVPGGWMLLVAAGGLVANLAAFGLLHAGSKESIGVRGAYVEVLGDLFGSVGVIVAALIIWLTGWAYADPIVAVVVALMILPRTFALGRSAIRILVQAAPEHVDISAVRERLASLPGVTDVHDLHVWTLTSGMDVASAHLRLDAAAELGTVLSVAREALHEDFAIDHATLQIEPAGAGGHCTPTGW; encoded by the coding sequence ATGGGAGCCGGTCACGACCACGGCACCCGGGCCCTGCACGGCGGCGCCCGGCACCGCGGGTCCCTCTGGTGGGCGGCGGGTCTGCTGACCGCCGTGATGATCGCCGAGGCGGTGGCGGCCGGGATCACCGGTTCTCTGGCACTCCTCTCCGACGCCGGCCACATGTTCACCGACGTCCTCGCGATCGGCATGACGCTCGCCGCGATCACCGCGGCCGGCCGGGCGGGCCGTGACTCCGGCCGGACGTTCGGCCTCTACCGCCTCGAGGTCCTCGCCGCGCTCGCCAACGCGGCGCTGCTCACCGTGGTCGCCGGGTACGTGCTGGTGCAGGCGGCCCTCCGGTTCACCGACCCGCCCGACGTGCCCGGTGGCTGGATGCTGCTGGTGGCGGCCGGCGGCCTGGTCGCGAACCTGGCCGCGTTCGGGCTGCTGCACGCGGGCAGCAAGGAGAGCATCGGGGTCCGCGGGGCCTACGTCGAAGTGCTCGGCGACCTGTTCGGCTCGGTCGGCGTCATCGTGGCGGCGCTGATCATCTGGCTCACCGGCTGGGCGTACGCGGACCCGATCGTCGCGGTCGTGGTGGCCCTGATGATCCTGCCGCGGACGTTCGCCCTGGGCCGGTCGGCGATCCGGATCCTGGTCCAGGCCGCCCCGGAGCACGTCGACATCTCCGCGGTCCGGGAGCGGCTCGCCTCGCTCCCCGGCGTCACCGACGTGCACGATCTGCATGTCTGGACGCTCACCTCGGGCATGGACGTCGCCTCCGCGCACCTGCGGCTCGACGCGGCGGCCGAACTCGGCACGGTGCTGAGCGTGGCCCGCGAGGCGCTGCACGAGGACTTCGCGATCGACCACGCCACCCTGCAGATCGAACCGGCCGGAGCGGGAGGGCACTGCACCCCCACCGGGTGGTGA
- a CDS encoding 1-phosphofructokinase family hexose kinase yields the protein MRDMSDGRVMVFAPAPQLTVTIEQHHDEPELHVHPGGQGIWQTRMITSLGAHVTLCAAAGGEVGRVLSPLLSDLPGVTLRLVMREHGSGWYVHDRRGGTRQEIAERPGTPLSRHELDELYNLTLAEGLRAGIAILSGPAHPSVIKPDVYGRLAADLRANGCRVIADLCSNHLAAVLKAGISVLKISHEELIADGTAPDGSTASLVKALQHLHDEGAETVLVSRADEGALALIEGEIYTVALPRLTPAEHRGAGDSMTAGVAATLANGGPMEEAVRTGAAAGALNVTRHGLGTGHVDAVRVLTERVELTPMKKAS from the coding sequence ATGCGAGACATGAGTGACGGCCGGGTCATGGTCTTCGCGCCGGCGCCCCAGCTGACGGTGACCATCGAACAACACCACGATGAGCCCGAACTGCACGTCCATCCGGGAGGCCAGGGCATCTGGCAGACCCGGATGATCACGTCGCTGGGCGCGCACGTGACGCTCTGCGCCGCCGCCGGTGGCGAGGTCGGGCGCGTGCTCAGCCCGCTGCTGTCCGATCTGCCCGGCGTGACCCTGCGCCTGGTGATGCGCGAGCACGGCAGCGGGTGGTACGTGCACGACCGCCGCGGCGGCACCCGTCAGGAGATCGCCGAGCGGCCGGGCACCCCGCTGTCCCGGCACGAGCTCGACGAGCTCTACAACCTGACGCTCGCCGAGGGCCTGCGCGCCGGGATCGCGATCCTGAGCGGGCCGGCGCACCCCTCGGTGATCAAGCCGGACGTCTACGGGCGGCTCGCGGCCGATCTGCGGGCCAACGGCTGCCGGGTCATCGCCGACCTGTGCAGCAACCACCTCGCCGCGGTCCTGAAGGCCGGCATCTCGGTCCTCAAGATCAGCCATGAGGAGCTGATCGCCGACGGGACCGCGCCGGACGGCTCGACCGCCTCCCTGGTCAAGGCCCTCCAGCACCTGCACGACGAGGGCGCCGAGACGGTCCTGGTCTCCCGGGCCGACGAGGGAGCGCTGGCGCTGATCGAGGGCGAGATCTACACCGTGGCCCTGCCCCGGCTCACCCCGGCCGAGCACCGGGGCGCCGGCGACTCGATGACGGCCGGCGTCGCGGCGACCCTCGCGAACGGCGGCCCGATGGAGGAGGCGGTGCGTACCGGCGCGGCGGCGGGCGCTCTGAACGTCACCCGGCACGGTCTCGGTACCGGGCACGTGGACGCGGTCCGGGTCCTCACCGAACGAGTCGAACTGACTCCGATGAAGAAGGCATCATGA
- a CDS encoding STAS domain-containing protein — protein sequence MTLSITTSTLADGAIEVSPRGEIDVENAYEIREAVGAQLAHGSPGRIELNMQHVTFIDSVGISALVAAFQLAGVSGVKLVVTRPSRFAHRQLWVTGLLGLFGNPQPHEEAVTAAGA from the coding sequence GTGACGCTGTCGATAACGACGTCGACGCTGGCCGACGGTGCCATTGAGGTTTCGCCGCGCGGCGAGATCGATGTCGAGAACGCGTACGAGATCCGTGAGGCGGTGGGTGCGCAACTCGCCCACGGCAGCCCCGGCCGGATCGAGCTCAACATGCAACATGTGACCTTCATCGACTCCGTGGGGATCAGCGCCCTCGTGGCCGCGTTCCAGCTCGCCGGGGTCAGCGGTGTCAAGCTCGTCGTCACCCGGCCCAGCCGGTTCGCTCACCGCCAACTCTGGGTCACCGGCCTCCTGGGCCTCTTCGGCAACCCGCAGCCCCATGAGGAAGCGGTGACCGCCGCGGGAGCGTGA
- a CDS encoding carbonic anhydrase: MAAIREAQVITPAEAYSKLITGNKRFVYGNPRYGHDVTQAAATASGQQPHSLVLGCIDSRVPLEAIFDQSFGSICVARSGAHVLDRSLIGSAGFAVASLGVSLVVVVGHKRCGAVNATVKALRDGTVLDDEVGYLVDQLAPAVREVGLDDEDAAEKAIRAHVIRTTDRLRKVETLAEPIAAGKLNVIGAIYDLDSGWVEFLS, translated from the coding sequence ATGGCTGCCATCCGAGAAGCCCAGGTCATCACCCCCGCCGAGGCTTACAGCAAGCTCATCACCGGCAACAAGCGTTTCGTGTACGGAAACCCGCGCTACGGCCACGACGTGACCCAGGCGGCGGCGACCGCGAGCGGACAGCAGCCGCACTCGCTGGTCCTCGGGTGCATCGACTCGCGCGTGCCGCTGGAGGCGATCTTCGACCAGTCGTTCGGCTCGATCTGCGTGGCCCGGTCCGGCGCGCACGTGCTGGACCGCTCGCTCATCGGCTCGGCCGGCTTCGCCGTGGCGTCGCTGGGCGTCTCGCTGGTGGTCGTGGTGGGGCACAAGCGCTGCGGAGCCGTGAACGCCACCGTGAAGGCCCTGCGCGACGGGACCGTCCTCGACGACGAGGTGGGTTACCTGGTCGACCAGTTGGCGCCGGCGGTGCGCGAGGTCGGGCTGGACGACGAGGACGCCGCGGAGAAGGCCATCCGGGCGCATGTGATCCGTACCACCGACCGGCTCCGCAAGGTGGAGACGCTGGCCGAGCCGATCGCGGCCGGCAAGCTCAACGTGATCGGCGCGATCTACGACCTGGACAGCGGCTGGGTCGAGTTCCTGTCCTGA
- a CDS encoding DUF3145 domain-containing protein produces MPTCGVVYVHSTPLAVCQHVEWAIARVLTAPVNLQWTVQPVDPSMRRAECSWTGRAGTGAELAAALRQWPMIRFEVTEEPSAGVDGERFMHVPGRGLFHGVMGASGDIQIGEDRLRSIMTSVRAPEALAHALDKALGTAWDAELEPYRYAGDGAPVTLLTRVG; encoded by the coding sequence GTGCCAACGTGTGGCGTCGTATACGTCCACTCGACTCCACTCGCCGTGTGCCAGCATGTCGAGTGGGCGATCGCGCGCGTCCTGACAGCGCCGGTCAATCTGCAATGGACCGTGCAACCGGTCGATCCCAGCATGCGCCGAGCCGAGTGCAGCTGGACCGGTCGGGCTGGTACTGGCGCCGAGCTGGCTGCTGCCCTACGGCAGTGGCCCATGATCCGTTTCGAGGTCACCGAGGAGCCCAGTGCGGGCGTCGACGGCGAGCGGTTCATGCACGTCCCCGGGCGTGGCCTCTTCCATGGGGTCATGGGCGCATCGGGCGACATCCAGATCGGCGAGGACCGGCTGCGATCCATCATGACCTCGGTGCGCGCGCCCGAGGCGCTGGCGCACGCGCTGGACAAGGCGCTCGGGACCGCGTGGGACGCCGAACTCGAGCCGTACCGCTACGCCGGTGACGGAGCGCCGGTGACGCTGCTCACTCGGGTCGGCTGA
- the surE gene encoding 5'/3'-nucleotidase SurE codes for MNSPMRILITNDDGIEAPGIRWLARAVAHEGYDVVVAAPLSEASGSSAAMTAVVHEGKIVSEPRELNGAKHVPAFGVAASPAYIVLLALREAFGPPPDMVISGINRGANAGAAVVHSGTVGATLTASHAGLRGLAVSLDVLTPAAASAESGGAAIAALDRIDDEQHHWGSGADLAVRMIPSLLHTPPGTVFNLNVPDLHVDGIRGLRQAHLARFGQVQMSIAEAGEGFVRTAVQAAEEDLEPGSDLAALAENFAVVTPIRAPHEDTDIRINIDSVRVHGPAI; via the coding sequence ATGAACTCCCCGATGAGGATTCTGATCACCAACGACGACGGCATCGAGGCGCCGGGCATCCGCTGGCTGGCCCGCGCGGTCGCCCACGAGGGTTACGACGTGGTGGTGGCCGCGCCACTGAGCGAGGCGAGCGGCAGCAGCGCCGCGATGACCGCCGTCGTGCACGAGGGCAAGATCGTGTCGGAGCCGCGCGAACTGAACGGCGCGAAGCACGTGCCGGCGTTCGGGGTGGCCGCCTCGCCCGCCTACATCGTGCTGCTCGCGCTCCGGGAGGCCTTCGGCCCGCCGCCGGACATGGTCATCTCCGGGATCAACCGGGGCGCCAACGCCGGCGCCGCCGTGGTGCACTCCGGGACCGTGGGTGCCACGCTGACGGCCTCGCACGCCGGTCTGCGCGGCCTGGCCGTCTCGCTGGACGTGCTCACTCCCGCGGCGGCCTCGGCGGAGAGCGGTGGAGCGGCCATCGCGGCGCTCGACCGGATCGACGACGAGCAGCACCACTGGGGCAGCGGGGCCGACCTCGCCGTGCGGATGATCCCCTCACTGCTGCACACCCCGCCCGGGACGGTCTTCAACCTGAACGTGCCGGACCTGCACGTCGACGGCATCCGGGGACTGCGGCAGGCGCATCTGGCGCGGTTCGGCCAGGTGCAGATGAGCATCGCGGAGGCGGGCGAGGGATTCGTCCGGACGGCCGTGCAGGCCGCCGAGGAGGACCTGGAGCCCGGCAGTGACCTGGCCGCCCTCGCCGAGAACTTCGCGGTGGTCACGCCGATCCGGGCCCCGCACGAGGACACCGACATCAGGATCAACATCGATTCGGTCCGCGTGCACGGCCCGGCTATCTAG
- a CDS encoding AAA family ATPase → MSDATVLQQEIAVEQEHVDRVYARLVELRRDASRAEKEGYQLAGVGTFGALVERDAMVFHAARRRHALDTEYEGLVFGRLDLKTEATHYVGRMGIRDQDSKPLVVDWRAPAAAAFYRATPADPLGVVRRRMIQSSRERVTGIEDDLLDPDAAPAGMRVVGDGALLASLAKATGRGMRDIVATIQREQDDAIRSPASGVTIVTGGPGTGKTAVALHRAAYLLYADRSRFAGGGILVIGPSGVFVEYIATVLPSLGEDTATLRSLGSLVPGWDATRVDSGAVAAIKGSLRMRRVLERASHDAVPGAPTELRLLYRGTLLRLDAAALDKIRRSALPRGARRNEVRGHGFDRVFDALWAQAREHKVAGLPEKREFEAELADRTDFRDFLKAWWPRFTPMRVLRWLADPGRLRAYANGLLSRDEIATLQGSFDALEAEGPTIADVALLDELDDLMGRPRKPAKKTKNPFHVRDGIQEVSTFADRQAAARAQQTQREEDYREYAHIVVDESQDVSPMQWRMIGRRGQYASWTIVGDPAQTAWSGDPEELDRSRDRALGSRKRNSYALTTNYRNSSEIFAVAASVIRKIMPDLPLPSAVRSTGVEPADVVTAVPALPETVRELTEKQLAEVDGTIGVIMPVPRRDEVAGWVAGLPERVQVVTALEAKGMEYDAVVLVEPAQIAVDPAGVRTLYVALSRATQRLTTVGTNPGWL, encoded by the coding sequence TTGAGCGACGCCACCGTCCTGCAACAGGAGATCGCGGTCGAGCAGGAGCACGTCGACCGGGTCTACGCCCGTCTCGTGGAGCTGCGCCGGGACGCCTCCCGGGCCGAGAAGGAGGGCTACCAGCTCGCCGGCGTGGGCACCTTCGGCGCCCTCGTCGAGCGCGACGCGATGGTCTTCCACGCGGCCCGGCGACGGCACGCCCTGGACACCGAGTACGAAGGCCTCGTCTTCGGCCGGCTCGACCTGAAGACGGAAGCCACCCACTACGTCGGCCGGATGGGCATCCGCGACCAGGATTCGAAGCCGCTGGTCGTGGACTGGCGCGCGCCGGCCGCGGCGGCGTTCTACCGGGCCACCCCGGCCGACCCGCTGGGCGTGGTCCGCCGCCGCATGATCCAGTCGAGCCGCGAGCGGGTCACCGGCATCGAGGACGACCTGCTCGATCCGGACGCCGCGCCGGCCGGCATGCGGGTGGTCGGTGACGGCGCCCTGCTCGCCAGCCTGGCGAAGGCGACCGGCCGGGGCATGCGGGACATCGTCGCCACCATCCAGCGCGAGCAGGACGACGCGATCCGCTCCCCCGCCTCCGGTGTCACGATCGTCACCGGCGGGCCGGGCACCGGCAAGACCGCTGTGGCGCTGCACCGCGCGGCGTACCTGCTCTATGCGGACCGCAGCCGGTTCGCCGGCGGCGGCATCCTGGTGATCGGCCCGTCCGGCGTCTTCGTGGAGTACATCGCGACGGTCCTGCCCTCGCTCGGCGAGGACACCGCGACGCTGCGCTCGCTCGGCTCGCTGGTGCCGGGCTGGGACGCCACCCGGGTCGACTCAGGCGCGGTCGCCGCGATCAAGGGCTCGCTGCGGATGCGGCGGGTGCTGGAGCGGGCCTCGCACGACGCCGTGCCGGGCGCGCCCACCGAGCTTCGCCTGCTCTACCGCGGCACGCTGCTGCGGCTGGACGCCGCGGCGCTCGACAAGATCCGCCGCTCGGCCCTGCCCCGGGGCGCCCGCCGCAACGAGGTCCGCGGCCACGGCTTCGACCGGGTCTTCGACGCGCTCTGGGCGCAGGCCCGCGAGCACAAGGTCGCCGGCCTGCCGGAGAAGCGGGAGTTCGAAGCCGAGCTGGCCGACCGCACCGACTTCCGGGACTTCCTGAAGGCCTGGTGGCCGCGGTTCACCCCGATGCGGGTGCTGCGCTGGCTCGCCGACCCGGGACGGCTCAGGGCGTACGCGAACGGCCTGCTCTCCCGGGACGAGATCGCCACCCTGCAGGGCTCGTTCGACGCCCTGGAGGCCGAGGGCCCGACGATCGCCGACGTGGCGCTCCTCGACGAGTTGGACGACCTGATGGGCCGCCCGCGCAAGCCGGCGAAGAAGACGAAGAACCCGTTCCACGTCCGGGACGGGATCCAGGAGGTCAGCACGTTCGCGGACCGCCAGGCGGCCGCCCGCGCGCAGCAGACGCAGCGCGAGGAGGACTACCGGGAGTACGCGCACATCGTCGTGGACGAGTCGCAGGACGTGTCGCCGATGCAGTGGCGGATGATCGGCCGCCGGGGGCAGTACGCGTCCTGGACGATCGTCGGCGACCCGGCGCAGACCGCCTGGTCCGGCGACCCGGAGGAGTTGGACCGGTCCCGGGACCGCGCGCTGGGCTCGCGCAAGCGCAACAGCTACGCGCTGACCACCAACTACCGGAACTCGTCGGAGATCTTCGCGGTCGCCGCCTCGGTGATCCGGAAGATCATGCCCGACCTGCCGCTGCCGTCGGCCGTGCGCAGCACCGGCGTCGAGCCGGCCGACGTGGTGACCGCCGTGCCGGCCCTGCCCGAGACGGTCCGCGAGCTGACCGAGAAGCAGCTCGCCGAGGTGGACGGCACGATCGGCGTGATCATGCCGGTGCCGCGCCGGGACGAGGTGGCCGGCTGGGTGGCCGGCCTGCCCGAGCGGGTGCAGGTGGTGACCGCGCTGGAGGCCAAGGGCATGGAGTACGACGCGGTCGTGCTGGTCGAACCGGCCCAGATCGCGGTGGACCCGGCCGGGGTCCGCACCCTGTACGTGGCGCTGTCACGTGCGACGCAACGGCTCACCACGGTCGGCACGAACCCCGGCTGGCTCTGA